The Cucumis melo cultivar AY chromosome 6, USDA_Cmelo_AY_1.0, whole genome shotgun sequence genome includes a region encoding these proteins:
- the LOC103485746 gene encoding cation/H(+) antiporter 4-like yields MESKQGMESNSEFNLTTVTCTFHPPFVNSDGLWTNINRHEWWLNNSLPLLELQLVLFCFFMAIIHFLLKRSGVSKISSQIITGLIFGCSWGKLDKGKFKLFRVESEEILGLFSYFAYMLFMFITAVKMDVSMTMKTGKRAWIIGLPSILMPLTCGLLVSSFLLEGLTISEIRKLPLMVSMQSMISFPVIACLLNELKIVSTELGRLGLSSALVADMFSQCAVAIANQIRISRKNAGKGYYSIGGLCVQVFMVSFLFRPAVLWIMKQTPEGKPASRGTTQTVFLVVLLSAVTSTLLGQPAVVGPYLLGLSLTDGGPMGFSLIEKLECFVSDFFMPVFVITCALQVDLSQILLVAVVDDFTRVNIILAFVTYVTQFFCTFLTSLYCQLSFRDSLMLSLILGSKGVVELSFCTLFTEYNIISRGILAWFTVFLLLIATFVPIMLKCLNDISKLQASNQNRNIMHLSQNSEFRVLACVHKNENIYGFIHLLNISCPTLENPVAVYALHLIELVGRTTPVFISHRIENKPIGDQTYSENMLLSFDHFEKDNSGSVYAECFTSISPHKFMHNDICKLAMDKITSLIILPFHITWTSDGLIDQEDNTMRNLNCCVIEKAPCSVAILADKGHLGSIASMASSGVKCEYTVCVIYMGGSDDREAISFAKRLAKDIKIELTVLKLGSSVEDNGTSKWEKMLDSEVIKDFKMTCLGDGRVKFLEEVSEDGPQTALRLRELVNDFDLMIVGRRKGMESSPQTSGLSEWNEFPELGILGDLIASLDINTRTSVLVIQQQK; encoded by the exons atggaatCAAAACAAGGCATGGAATCGAATTCGGAGTTCAATTTGACAACTGTAACTTGTACATTTCATCCACCTTTCGTAAACTCAGATGGTTTGTGGACAAACATTAATAGGCATGAATGGTGGCTCAACAATTCCTTGCCTCTCTTGGAGTTACAATTGGTTTTGTTCTGTTTTTTCATGGCAATTATTCATTTTCTTCTCAAGCGCTCTGGCGTCTCCAAAATTTCTTCTCAAATCATT ACTGGTTTGATATTTGGCTGTTCATGGGGCAAGTTGGACAAAGGAAAGTTCAAACTTTTTAGAGTAGAGAGTGAAGAGATCTTAGGATTGTTTTCATATTTTGCATACATGCTGTTTATGTTCATAACAGCGGTGAAAATGGATGTGAGCATGACAATGAAAACAGGGAAAAGAGCATGGATTATTGGACTACCTTCAATTCTTATGCCTCTAACTTGTGGTCTTTTGGTGAGTTCTTTTCTACTAGAAGGGCTAACAATTTCAGAGATAAGAAAGCTACCTTTAATGGTTTCAATGCAAAGTATGATCTCATTTCCAGTCATTGCTTGTCTTCTTAATGAACTAAAGATTGTAAGCACAGAACTCGGTCGTTTAGGGCTGTCCTCGGCATTAGTTGCAGACATGTTCAGCCAATGTGCAGTAGCCATTGCGAACCAAATAAGAATATCAAGAAAGAATGCTGGAAAAGGGTATTATTCAATTGGAGGATTATGCGTGCAGGTGTTTATGGTATCATTTTTGTTCAGGCCTGCAGTGCTTTGGATTATGAAACAAACACCAGAAGGGAAGCCAGCGAGTCGCGGTACAACTCAAACAGTTTTTCTTGTGGTTCTTCTTTCTGCTGTTACATCTACTTTGTTGGGACAGCCAGCAGTTGTTGGACCTTATTTGTTGGGATTGTCACTTACTGATGGAGGACCAATGGGATTCTCTCTTATTGAGAAATTGGAATGCTTTGTTTCAGACTTTTTCATGCCTGTTTTTGTGATTACTTGTGCTTTACAGGTTGATCTGTCCCAGATATTATTAGTTGCAGTTGTGGATGATTTTACGAGAGTTAACATCATTCTTGCATTTGTAACTTATGTCACCCAATTCTTCTGTACCTTTCTTACTTCATTGTATTGCCAGTTGAGCTTTAGAGATTCCTTGATGCTATCTCTCATTCTCGGTTCCAAAGGAGTTGTTGAATTGTCCTTCTGCACACTTTTCACTGAATACAAT ATTATAAGTCGGGGGATTCTAGCATGGTTCACAGTTTTCTTATTACTAATTGCAACCTTTGTGCCAATAATGTTGAAATGCTTGAATGATATTTCAAAGTTACAAGCTAGCAATCAGAACAGGAACATCATGCATTTGAGCCAAAACTCAGAGTTCAGAGTCCTTGCTTGTGTTCACAAGAATGAGAACATCTATGGCTTCATTCATCTTCTCAACATCTCATGTCCAACACTAGAAAATCCGGTTGCGGTTTATGCTCTCCATCTGATCGAGTTGGTGGGGCGAACGACTCCGGTTTTCATTTCTCATAGAATAGAAAACAAGCCAATTGGAGACCAAACTTACTCAGAAAATATGCTACTTTCATTTGACCACTTTGAGAAGGATAATTCAGGGTCAGTTTATGCTGAATGCTTCACTTCAATCTCACCACACAAGTTCATGCACAATGACATATGCAAATTAGCAATGGACAAGATCACATCTCTCATAATATTGCCTTTCCACATAACATGGACAAGTGATGGACTTATAGACCAAGAAGACAACACAATGAGGAATTTGAATTGCTGTGTGATCGAGAAAGCGCCTTGTTCAGTAGCCATCTTAGCAGATAAAGGGCATTTAGGGAGCATTGCTTCAATGGCATCTTCAGGAGTGAAATGTGAGTATACGGTGTGTGTGATATACATGGGAGGGAGTGATGATAGAGAAGCAATTTCATTTGCAAAGCGCTTAGCAAAGGACATAAAGATTGAACTAACAGTATTGAAACTTGGGAGTTCTGTGGAGGATAATGGGACAAGTAAATGGGAGAAAATGCTTGATTCAGAAGTTATTAAAGATTTCAAAATGACATGTTTGGGAGATGGGAGAGTGAAATTTTTAGAGGAAGTGAGTGAAGATGGACCTCAAACAGCATTGAGACTTAGAGAATTGGTAAATGATTTTGATCTTATGATTGTAGGAAGAAGAAAGGGAATGGAATCATCACCTCAAACTTCTGGTCTCAGTGAATGGAATGAATTTCCAGAGCTTGGAATTCTTGGGGACTTGATTGCATCACTAGATATCAATACAAGAACTTCTGTCTTGGTAATACAACAACAGAAGTAA